In the Gemmatimonadota bacterium genome, one interval contains:
- a CDS encoding FtsX-like permease family protein produces MRSRLRLGFAVRFAMRESRHSLRRVGVYMASITLGVAALVSIHSFRDDVARSIQEEADVLMGANARLTAGRVLPDSINTLLDSLSRAGVEIARVTTTGSMVLAPVSGTVRLMQVRAVSGGYPFYGAVSTEPAGRWTGGIGPGEVLVDPAVLTQLDTRVGDTLVVGRARLVIAATVADLPTDLGFNFAIGPRVYLSQEAMTRAGLLGFASLARYEVFLRLPERDDRFALRERYGDLFSATQVRYTTAEEQAQSLSNGIRFLGRFLALVGLAALLLGGVGVASSIHVYVREKRPGVAVLRCMGASQWTAFLAYLIQAGAMGLVGSLAGVALGVLVQETLPLVLTDFLPVEVSTRFSLGSALTGLGIGVWVALIFALIPLLGVKDVSPLQALRQDFEPARRRADPLTIGAYALLAASVLILCIIEAPEATLGLGFAGALAVAVGVLTLVGWSLTRLTRRFFPRGASYPIRQGVSNLFRPRNQTVAVTLALGFGAFVIGTVVEVEGNIRNDLRVSFGEGQPNVLFFDVQTDQVQGVIDLLPEPARSSAEVAPLVPSKIVAINGRGPDELRADTVRERRPDGWALRREYRNSYRAELGRAETLVHGRWWDGTPGEEDGEEVDAGGLTRLSLELGVAESLKVRLGDTITWDISGMRVPSVVTNLRRVDWNRMEPNFYAILEPGGLEDAPQTVMIVARLADPGARAAVQRDLVRAFPNVSALDFSRVQEAIDSVLSRVRQAVGFLGAFSALAGVLVLISALATSRVQRLREGALLKILGASRKQVLTVLFAEYLALGTLASASGLLLAVVAGAVVVPNVFELTYAPRVMPLIAIWAVVAGLTVLVGLLGSRSLLTKPPLPVLREAPE; encoded by the coding sequence TTGAGAAGCAGGCTACGCCTCGGTTTCGCCGTGCGCTTCGCGATGCGGGAGAGCCGACACAGCCTCCGCCGCGTGGGCGTATACATGGCGTCGATCACGCTGGGAGTGGCAGCTCTGGTCTCCATCCACTCTTTCCGAGACGACGTAGCACGCTCGATTCAGGAAGAGGCGGACGTGCTCATGGGGGCCAACGCACGCCTTACCGCCGGCCGAGTACTCCCGGATTCCATCAACACGCTCCTGGATTCGCTAAGCCGGGCCGGCGTCGAGATCGCTCGAGTGACGACGACCGGCTCAATGGTGCTCGCGCCGGTCTCGGGCACGGTTCGCCTTATGCAGGTGAGGGCGGTGAGCGGGGGCTACCCCTTCTACGGCGCCGTCTCGACGGAGCCGGCAGGTCGCTGGACCGGGGGCATCGGCCCGGGCGAAGTCCTGGTCGATCCCGCCGTGCTCACGCAGCTCGACACGCGCGTGGGTGACACGCTCGTGGTGGGCCGCGCTCGCCTGGTGATTGCGGCGACCGTGGCTGACCTGCCGACGGACCTCGGTTTCAATTTCGCTATCGGACCTCGGGTTTACCTCTCGCAGGAAGCCATGACCCGGGCCGGGTTGCTCGGCTTTGCTTCGCTGGCCCGCTATGAGGTCTTCCTTCGGTTGCCGGAACGAGACGACCGCTTCGCGCTGCGGGAACGGTACGGAGACCTCTTCTCGGCCACCCAGGTGCGCTACACCACCGCGGAGGAACAGGCGCAGAGCCTCTCCAACGGGATCCGATTCCTCGGGCGCTTTCTGGCGCTCGTGGGGCTGGCGGCCCTCCTGCTCGGCGGGGTCGGGGTCGCGAGCTCGATCCACGTGTACGTGCGCGAGAAGCGACCGGGAGTGGCGGTGCTCCGGTGCATGGGAGCGAGCCAATGGACCGCGTTCCTCGCCTACCTGATCCAGGCTGGAGCCATGGGGCTCGTGGGTTCATTGGCGGGGGTGGCGCTCGGAGTCCTGGTGCAGGAGACGCTCCCCCTCGTCCTGACCGATTTCTTACCGGTGGAGGTCAGCACGCGCTTCTCCCTCGGTTCCGCGCTCACCGGCCTCGGAATCGGCGTGTGGGTCGCGCTAATCTTCGCGTTGATCCCGTTGCTCGGGGTGAAGGACGTGTCCCCACTGCAAGCGCTGCGTCAGGACTTCGAGCCCGCACGTCGACGCGCTGACCCGCTGACGATCGGTGCCTACGCGCTGCTCGCGGCAAGCGTGCTGATCCTGTGCATCATCGAGGCGCCCGAGGCGACGCTCGGACTCGGCTTCGCCGGTGCTCTCGCTGTCGCGGTCGGCGTGCTGACCCTCGTGGGCTGGTCGCTGACTCGCCTGACCCGCCGTTTCTTTCCGCGAGGCGCCTCGTACCCGATCCGACAGGGCGTGTCGAACCTCTTTCGCCCTCGAAACCAGACGGTGGCCGTCACGCTCGCATTGGGCTTCGGAGCGTTCGTCATCGGCACAGTCGTCGAGGTCGAGGGCAATATTCGCAACGACCTCAGGGTGTCGTTTGGCGAGGGACAACCCAACGTTCTGTTCTTCGACGTCCAGACGGACCAGGTCCAGGGCGTGATCGACCTGCTGCCCGAACCAGCCCGGAGCAGCGCAGAAGTGGCACCGCTGGTCCCGTCCAAGATCGTGGCGATCAACGGAAGGGGCCCGGACGAGTTGCGCGCTGACACCGTACGAGAACGGCGCCCCGATGGCTGGGCTCTGAGAAGGGAATACCGGAACAGCTACCGCGCCGAGCTCGGGCGCGCGGAGACGTTGGTGCACGGCCGCTGGTGGGACGGGACTCCAGGGGAGGAAGACGGCGAAGAGGTCGATGCCGGGGGCCTTACTCGGCTCTCGCTCGAGTTGGGGGTCGCCGAGAGCCTCAAGGTCCGCCTCGGCGATACCATCACGTGGGATATCTCGGGGATGCGCGTCCCATCCGTGGTGACGAACCTCCGGCGAGTGGATTGGAACCGCATGGAGCCGAACTTCTATGCGATTCTGGAGCCGGGGGGGCTCGAGGACGCACCGCAGACCGTCATGATCGTGGCGCGGCTTGCGGACCCTGGCGCGCGAGCTGCAGTGCAGCGAGATCTGGTCCGGGCGTTTCCGAACGTGTCGGCGCTCGACTTCTCACGGGTCCAAGAGGCGATCGACTCAGTTCTCTCTCGCGTCCGGCAGGCGGTCGGCTTCCTAGGGGCGTTCAGCGCGCTCGCAGGTGTGCTGGTGCTGATCAGCGCGCTCGCCACGTCCCGTGTTCAACGCCTCCGCGAGGGTGCGCTGCTCAAGATACTCGGCGCCAGCCGAAAGCAGGTGCTGACGGTCCTATTTGCCGAGTATTTGGCGCTCGGCACACTGGCCAGCGCCAGCGGCCTGCTCTTGGCGGTAGTCGCCGGCGCGGTCGTCGTACCGAACGTATTTGAACTCACCTACGCCCCACGCGTGATGCCGCTCATCGCGATCTGGGCGGTTGTGGCCGGCCTTACCGTCCTCGTGGGGCTCCTCGGCAGTCGAAGCCTGCTGACAAAGCCTCCCCTCCCCGTGTTGCGGGAGGCGCCCGAATAG
- a CDS encoding ABC transporter ATP-binding protein, whose protein sequence is MMIVAQGLEKTYMSGGRPLPVLTSIDLEIEPESFVAVVGPSGSGKTTLLGLLAGLDEPTRGRVYLDGEDIFALTEDGRAEFRVQQVGFVFQTFYLFPTLTALENVLVPLELRGTAKGLRNEATALLERVGLGDRLDHFPAQLSGGEQQRVALARAFANRPKILFADEPTGNLDQETGEGIVDILEELNRDACTTLVMVTHDLSLAARAHRIVSLAGGRIVSDRAGHTA, encoded by the coding sequence ATGATGATCGTGGCCCAGGGCCTCGAGAAAACCTACATGAGCGGAGGCCGGCCCTTGCCGGTGCTGACCTCCATCGATCTCGAAATCGAGCCCGAGTCCTTCGTGGCCGTCGTCGGCCCCTCGGGGAGCGGCAAGACGACGCTCTTGGGCCTCCTGGCCGGACTCGACGAGCCGACCCGTGGTCGCGTATACCTCGACGGCGAAGACATTTTCGCGCTTACCGAAGACGGTCGAGCCGAATTTCGGGTCCAACAGGTCGGTTTCGTGTTTCAAACGTTTTATCTGTTTCCGACGTTGACCGCGCTGGAGAACGTGCTGGTGCCCCTGGAGCTCCGAGGCACCGCCAAGGGCCTGCGCAACGAGGCTACGGCCCTCCTGGAGCGCGTAGGCCTCGGTGACCGGCTCGACCACTTTCCCGCTCAACTCTCCGGCGGAGAACAGCAAAGAGTAGCTCTGGCACGCGCCTTCGCCAATCGCCCGAAGATCTTGTTCGCCGACGAGCCGACCGGGAATCTCGACCAGGAGACCGGTGAAGGCATCGTCGACATCCTCGAAGAGTTGAATCGCGACGCGTGTACGACTCTCGTCATGGTGACGCACGACCTCTCGCTCGCGGCACGGGCACACAGAATCGTGTCGCTGGCGGGGGGCCGGATCGTCTCGGACCGGGCAGGGCATACAGCTTGA
- a CDS encoding arylesterase, which produces MRRFLFIISMLACATCAQPDDPASGTPDVGEAASAHRQAGATPPDERPTVVFLGTSLTAGLGLVSDEDSYVARLAELADSAGLPFRPVNAGVSGETSAGGVRRLDWVLREPLAVLVLELGAYDGLRGHDPATLEDNLRTIVDRTRARYPGTRVVIAGMEAPPNFGHTYTDRFREIFATVAEDTGSALIPFLLEGVAGVPELNQDDRIHPTAEGHERVARNVWTVLEGVLRELEGSR; this is translated from the coding sequence ATGCGACGCTTCCTCTTCATCATCTCGATGCTAGCCTGTGCCACTTGCGCGCAGCCCGATGACCCAGCTTCCGGCACGCCGGATGTCGGGGAGGCCGCCTCCGCTCACCGACAGGCGGGAGCGACGCCTCCGGACGAGCGACCGACCGTCGTCTTTCTCGGCACGAGCCTCACCGCCGGACTCGGTCTAGTCAGCGACGAGGATAGCTACGTCGCCCGTCTGGCGGAACTGGCCGATTCGGCAGGCTTGCCGTTCCGGCCCGTGAACGCCGGAGTTTCCGGAGAGACGAGCGCAGGGGGCGTGCGACGTCTGGATTGGGTCCTGCGTGAACCTCTCGCTGTGCTCGTCCTGGAGCTCGGCGCCTACGACGGCCTTCGAGGTCACGATCCAGCGACGCTCGAAGACAACCTCCGCACGATCGTCGATCGTACCCGCGCACGGTACCCAGGCACGCGGGTGGTGATCGCCGGGATGGAGGCACCCCCCAATTTCGGGCATACGTACACGGATAGGTTTCGTGAGATCTTTGCGACCGTGGCGGAAGACACCGGCTCGGCACTCATCCCCTTCTTGCTCGAGGGCGTCGCCGGCGTCCCCGAACTCAACCAGGACGATCGCATCCACCCCACTGCTGAGGGCCACGAGCGCGTGGCACGGAACGTATGGACCGTCCTAGAGGGCGTCTTGCGGGAGCTAGAAGGGTCACGATGA
- a CDS encoding aminotransferase class I/II-fold pyridoxal phosphate-dependent enzyme: MTDLMLRTAKRTHAFSESVIRQMTRVAQEHDAINLAQGFPDFPAPKLLKDAACAAIQNDVNQYAITWGTANLRHALSEKYGAMYDLEFDPEREITVTCGATEAMAAVMLATIDPGEEVIIFEPFYENYGPDAVLSQASPVFLPLEAPDYRLERARLEAVVTPKTRAIVINTPNNPTGRVFDREELQAIADICREHDILAITDEIYEHIYYEGEHLMLAAFEGMRDRTITVSGLSKTFSVTGWRVGTIVAPPHLTEAIRKVHDFLTVGAPAPLQEACAVGIRELGEDYYTQMVEAYRERRGVLVSALQSAGFGCTTPQGAYYVLADFSGISDEDDTTFSKRLTSEGGVAPVPGSSFYSAPEGGRSVVRFVFCKRLETLHAAAERLRAFARP; the protein is encoded by the coding sequence ATGACCGACCTCATGCTACGCACCGCAAAGCGCACGCACGCGTTTTCGGAGTCCGTGATCCGGCAGATGACACGGGTCGCTCAGGAACACGATGCAATCAACCTCGCGCAAGGGTTTCCGGACTTTCCCGCGCCCAAGCTGCTCAAGGACGCCGCGTGTGCGGCGATCCAGAACGACGTGAACCAGTACGCGATCACCTGGGGCACCGCGAACCTACGGCATGCGCTCTCGGAGAAATACGGCGCGATGTACGACCTCGAGTTCGACCCGGAGCGTGAGATCACGGTGACTTGCGGGGCGACCGAGGCGATGGCCGCAGTCATGCTCGCAACGATCGATCCCGGCGAGGAGGTCATCATCTTCGAGCCTTTCTACGAGAACTACGGCCCCGACGCCGTGCTATCGCAGGCGAGTCCGGTGTTTCTCCCATTGGAGGCGCCCGACTATCGGCTGGAGCGCGCGCGACTCGAGGCAGTCGTGACGCCGAAGACGCGTGCCATCGTCATCAATACGCCGAACAACCCGACTGGACGTGTGTTCGACCGGGAGGAACTCCAGGCGATCGCGGATATCTGCCGGGAGCACGACATCCTCGCGATCACCGACGAGATTTACGAGCACATCTACTACGAGGGTGAGCATCTCATGCTCGCGGCCTTCGAGGGAATGCGCGACCGTACGATCACCGTGAGTGGGCTCTCCAAGACGTTCAGCGTGACAGGTTGGCGCGTGGGAACGATCGTGGCTCCGCCGCATCTCACGGAGGCGATCCGGAAGGTGCACGACTTCCTCACAGTGGGCGCCCCTGCTCCGCTGCAGGAGGCATGCGCGGTCGGCATTCGTGAGCTCGGCGAAGACTACTACACTCAGATGGTCGAGGCCTACAGGGAGCGGCGTGGCGTGCTCGTCTCAGCGCTGCAGAGCGCAGGATTCGGCTGCACGACGCCCCAAGGTGCGTATTACGTGCTGGCGGACTTCAGCGGGATCTCCGATGAGGACGACACCACCTTCTCGAAGCGATTGACGAGCGAGGGCGGTGTCGCCCCCGTCCCGGGCTCAAGCTTCTACAGCGCTCCTGAGGGGGGGCGCTCTGTCGTGCGCTTCGTCTTTTGCAAGCGCCTCGAGACACTGCATGCCGCTGCGGAACGACTGAGAGCCTTTGCGCGCCCCTGA
- the rho gene encoding transcription termination factor Rho produces MPESPEKPQGEGDRDKLPRNKRRRRGRRRRSPGQERQHEPTEQELLAQLPDDPAELEAESRPLGLLEVLGSGSGFVRRRESGYTPGNDDIYVGSRMIQKFGLRTGDELVGIVGHARNGKSPPLAHLQRVNDKPPEDMVGRPEFQRLSATHPNEQLVLECGRTLLGQPDYTNRVIDLICPFGKGQRAMIVAPAKAGKTTILQAVAQGIVTNNPECHLIILLVDERPEEVTEMEQCGFGEVVASTFDQPAARHVQVAEITLERARRRVEQGEDVVIILDSITRLARAHNTIKGGSGRTMSGGLDANSLEKPKRFLGSARKISDTQGGGSLTIIATALVDTGSRMDQVIFEEFKGTGNSELVLSRELADRRIYPAIDLPLSATRKEELLLDEDALWLSHAMRRQFSGAGPSDGMMELLGAMKKTETNRDLINWARNQ; encoded by the coding sequence GTGCCCGAATCGCCAGAGAAACCACAGGGCGAGGGAGACCGTGACAAGCTGCCGCGCAACAAGCGCCGGCGCCGCGGCCGCCGCCGTCGTTCGCCAGGTCAGGAACGACAGCACGAGCCGACGGAACAGGAACTCCTCGCACAACTCCCCGACGATCCTGCAGAACTGGAAGCAGAATCGAGACCGTTGGGCCTCCTTGAGGTTCTGGGTAGCGGCTCCGGATTCGTTCGGCGTCGGGAGTCCGGGTACACTCCCGGAAACGACGATATCTACGTGGGCTCCCGCATGATCCAGAAGTTCGGCCTCCGTACCGGAGACGAGCTCGTGGGTATCGTGGGTCATGCGCGGAACGGAAAGAGCCCCCCGCTCGCGCATCTGCAACGCGTGAACGACAAGCCGCCGGAGGACATGGTGGGGCGGCCCGAGTTCCAACGGTTGAGTGCAACGCACCCGAACGAGCAGCTCGTGCTCGAGTGCGGCCGAACGCTGCTTGGACAGCCAGACTACACCAACCGGGTCATCGATCTCATCTGCCCGTTCGGCAAGGGGCAGCGCGCGATGATCGTGGCGCCTGCCAAGGCCGGAAAGACCACCATTCTCCAGGCCGTGGCCCAGGGCATCGTCACGAACAATCCGGAATGCCACCTCATCATCCTCTTGGTGGACGAACGCCCTGAGGAAGTCACCGAGATGGAGCAGTGCGGGTTCGGGGAAGTCGTCGCTTCGACGTTCGACCAACCCGCCGCGCGGCATGTCCAGGTAGCAGAGATTACGCTGGAGCGTGCGCGTCGTCGGGTGGAGCAGGGTGAAGACGTCGTCATCATCCTCGACTCGATCACCCGGTTGGCGCGCGCACACAACACGATCAAGGGGGGCAGCGGACGCACGATGTCCGGTGGACTGGACGCCAACTCGCTCGAGAAGCCGAAGCGCTTCCTGGGTAGCGCCCGTAAGATCTCGGATACGCAGGGTGGTGGATCGCTGACGATCATCGCGACCGCGCTCGTGGATACCGGATCTCGAATGGACCAGGTCATCTTCGAAGAGTTTAAGGGTACGGGGAACAGCGAACTGGTTCTGTCGCGGGAGCTGGCTGACCGCAGAATCTACCCGGCGATCGACCTTCCCCTTTCCGCGACGCGGAAGGAGGAGCTGCTACTCGACGAGGACGCGCTCTGGCTGTCACACGCCATGCGCCGTCAGTTCTCCGGAGCTGGCCCCTCGGACGGAATGATGGAGTTGCTGGGTGCCATGAAGAAGACCGAGACGAATCGGGATCTGATCAACTGGGCTCGTAACCAGTAG
- a CDS encoding imidazolonepropionase: MASCDLLITNVHLATMVAGEEPYGAIPDAVLVTREGRIEWLGEAADAPSELVADPAETLDAAGGWATPGLIDCHTHLVFGGDRAREFELRLQGASYEEIARAGGGILSTVKATRAASEDDLFASAGERLSTLLAHGVTSVEVKSGYGLDLESELRMLRVARRLADEYPIRVSTTLLGAHALPPEFETDRNAYLSLVCDQMIPTAAAEGLADAVDAFSEGIAFTREECARVFEAGARHGLAVRLHADQFSDLGGAALASEHAARSADHLEYASEAGVQAMAEAGVTAVVLPGAFYFLRGTQAPPIEAFRRNGVPIAVATDLNPGSSPVGSPLAAMNMACVLFGLTPEEALAGMTRNAAPVLGAAGELGTLEVGARADVSVWSVRRPAELSYWVGSNPCSAVVQNGLLTRPE, from the coding sequence CTGGCCAGCTGCGACCTGCTGATCACCAACGTCCACCTCGCGACCATGGTCGCGGGCGAAGAACCGTATGGCGCGATACCCGATGCCGTGCTCGTCACCCGCGAGGGCCGTATCGAGTGGCTGGGAGAGGCCGCGGACGCTCCCTCGGAACTCGTCGCGGACCCTGCGGAGACCTTGGATGCAGCGGGAGGATGGGCGACCCCCGGGCTCATCGATTGCCACACGCACCTGGTGTTCGGGGGCGACCGGGCTCGCGAATTCGAGCTGCGGCTCCAGGGCGCGTCATACGAAGAGATCGCGCGCGCGGGGGGTGGCATTCTCTCCACTGTGAAGGCGACCCGCGCGGCGTCCGAAGACGACCTCTTCGCTTCCGCGGGCGAGCGGCTGTCGACCTTGCTCGCACATGGTGTCACGAGCGTCGAGGTCAAGTCGGGGTACGGGCTCGATCTCGAGAGCGAGCTACGCATGCTGCGCGTCGCACGACGCCTCGCAGACGAATATCCGATCCGCGTGAGCACCACTCTGCTCGGAGCCCATGCGTTGCCACCCGAGTTCGAGACCGATCGCAACGCTTATCTGAGCCTCGTATGTGACCAGATGATCCCGACAGCGGCTGCAGAGGGACTCGCGGACGCGGTGGACGCCTTCTCGGAAGGCATCGCCTTCACACGCGAAGAGTGCGCACGCGTCTTCGAAGCCGGAGCCCGACACGGGCTCGCCGTTCGCCTTCATGCCGACCAGTTCTCGGACCTCGGAGGTGCGGCGCTCGCCTCCGAACACGCTGCCCGCTCGGCGGACCACCTCGAGTACGCGTCGGAGGCAGGGGTCCAGGCGATGGCCGAGGCGGGCGTCACCGCCGTCGTGCTGCCCGGCGCGTTCTACTTTCTGAGGGGCACCCAGGCGCCGCCCATCGAGGCGTTCCGTCGGAACGGGGTTCCGATCGCCGTGGCGACCGATCTCAATCCTGGCTCGTCACCCGTCGGCTCACCGTTGGCGGCGATGAACATGGCGTGCGTGCTGTTTGGCCTCACGCCGGAGGAAGCTCTCGCAGGCATGACGCGGAACGCGGCCCCCGTGCTTGGCGCCGCCGGGGAGCTGGGCACGCTCGAGGTCGGTGCCCGAGCCGACGTCTCGGTCTGGTCCGTTCGACGCCCGGCCGAACTATCGTATTGGGTCGGGTCGAATCCGTGCAGCGCGGTGGTTCAGAACGGGCTGCTGACGCGTCCGGAGTAG
- a CDS encoding SRPBCC family protein, whose translation MSQSPFSFGTKILGTGALFLFTLLGLGFALPATWEAEARGLLRATPDAAFRYLDSPEGWLAWTPWPDSSTVSGPERGAGATLRWDDPEFGSGTFTIVQADAPTHVSYRVEVNDGRMWTLGTLELTPEGTGTRVRWREEGDLGRNPLMGYWALSMDRAQSEELQKSLDRLAVLLADSAGAMAVDSIVTAAPDSTGYEPS comes from the coding sequence ATGAGCCAGAGTCCGTTCAGCTTCGGGACGAAAATCCTCGGGACCGGCGCACTGTTCCTTTTTACATTGCTCGGGCTGGGCTTCGCGCTGCCGGCTACCTGGGAGGCCGAAGCGAGGGGGCTCCTGCGGGCAACACCGGACGCCGCGTTTCGGTACCTCGACTCTCCGGAGGGTTGGCTAGCTTGGACGCCGTGGCCAGACAGCAGCACGGTCTCGGGACCCGAGAGGGGAGCCGGAGCGACGCTGCGCTGGGACGATCCCGAATTCGGCAGCGGGACCTTTACGATCGTCCAGGCCGACGCCCCGACGCATGTGAGCTACAGAGTCGAGGTCAACGATGGGAGGATGTGGACACTCGGCACGCTGGAGCTAACCCCAGAGGGGACGGGGACGCGCGTGCGCTGGCGCGAGGAAGGCGACCTGGGCCGCAATCCGCTCATGGGATACTGGGCGCTCTCAATGGATCGCGCCCAGAGCGAAGAGCTTCAGAAAAGCCTGGACCGCCTAGCGGTATTGCTCGCCGACTCGGCAGGCGCCATGGCGGTCGACTCGATCGTGACTGCAGCTCCCGACTCTACTGGTTACGAGCCCAGTTGA